The DNA window CGGCGCCGAGGGATTGCTGTGTCATGATCTGATCGATCTGCGGCTTTTCGAACTGGTTCTTGAAAGCGGCGATCATCACGCTGCGCAGGAATTTGCGGCGATGAAAAAACATCGACCGCACAAACGTGTGGAAGAATTTCAGATCGGGAATGGCGGCCCGTCGTTCAGGAACCAGTTGCATGTGCACAATGGCGGAGTGCACTTTGGGACGCGGCCAGAAAACCTGAGGCGGCAGGATGCGGACAATTTCCACATCGCACTGGCTTTGGATCCAGACGCTCAGGGCGCCGTAGTCCTTGCTCCAGGGCTCGGCGACCAGGCGGTCTCCCAGCTCTTTCTGGATGGTGATCGTCATCGAATAAGGCGGCATATCGGTCAGCAGCAGATTCGAAATGATCGGCGTGGCCACGTTGTACGGCAGGTTGGCCGCCAGCTTCAATCGCAGGCCAGGCTCGGCGGCCAGCTTTTCCCGCAGGGTGTCGAGCACCACCGGGTGCAGATTGTTCTTGTTCCGCAGCACGTCCTGCAGCAGCATGGTGACGTTGCTGCGCTCGACCAGCGTCTGGGAGGCAATCTGGTGCAGGTGCGCGTCGATCTCCACCGTGACGACCTGCTGGGCGTGTTCGGCCAGCATCGCCGTGAGCGAACCCGTGCCGGTGCCGACTTCCAGCACTACATCGCGGCCGTCGATCTGGGCGCTGCGGGCCAGCAGTTCGATCAGGTTGAGATCGATCAAAAAGTTCTGACCGTGGCGAGAATCGGGCTCCAGCCCCACTTCACGAAACCGCTGCATCAGGTAGGAAGCTGTTTGACGAGGAGATTCCATGATCGGCTTGCGGCTGGGGCGGCGTCAGGGCGCCGGCGGTTGTGCAGGCGGAAAGACGAAGGCCATTTGGCGTTCGACGTACTTCGCCAGGAGATCGGTTTCTAAATTGACGGAATGACCCGGCGCCATCGCGCCCAGGGTCGTGGCGGACAACGTATGCGGAATCAGCGCGACGCTGAAGCGTTCCTTTTCTACGTTGACCAGTGTGAGACTCACTCCATCAATAGTGATGGAGCCTTTGCTTACCATTTGCCGGGTAAGTCGCGGCGGCGACCAGAACCAGAACGTCGACCAGTCGGCCTCGTCGTGTCGCTGGTCGATCCGCCCCACGCCGTCGACATGGCCCGACACATAGTGCCCGCCCATCCGATCGCCCACGGCGAGGCTGCGTTCCAGGTTCACCCGATCGTCGTTGCGCAGACGACCCAGGTTGGTGCGGCTTAAAGTTTCCAGGCCCGCGTCAAATGCAATCACATCGCCATCGCGAGCGACGACCGTCAGGCAGCACCCGTTGACCGCGATACTATCGCCAAGTTCTGCGTCGCCAGCGATCAGCGGGCAGTGAAACGACATCCGCACGCCGGGGGGACGAACTTCGACCCCCGTCAATGCGCCTGTGGCTTCGACCAATCCCGTAAACATCCGCTTCCATCGCTGCTGGCAAGAATGGCCAGCGCCGCCCACCTACCGTGCACAACGCGACCGCAAAAACTTGTTCCTGAAATGTAGGGCCGCAGCTCTCGCCTGACAAGCGGCGCCGCCTAGTCAATTCGCTGAGAATCGGACACAATACTGCCGGATGGTCGCCCTTTTCAGCCGGATCCATCTCTACAAGAGACCCCTAAACTTAGTTGTTACATATACTTGCGCGTGCCGTAATGCACGCCTTTTTGCTCCCTTTCGCCGACGTCAACCCGCGAGGTACGTTCTAATGAGCATGATCACTCACATTCACGGCCGCCAGATTCTTGATAGCCGCGGTAATCCCACCGTCGAAGTCGAGGTTCGACTGTCCGATGGTTCCCTCGGCCGGGCCGCCGTACCCAGCGGCGCCAGCACCGGCGCTCACGAAGCCTGGGAACTGCGCGACGGCGACAAATCCGTCTATCTGGGCAAAGGCGTCACCAAAGCGATCGCCAACATTAACGAAACCATCGCCGAGGAACTGCAGGGATTCGACGGCCTGGATCAACTGGCCGCCGACGCCCGCATGATCCAGCTCGACGGCACGCCGAACAAGAAAAATCTCGGCGCCAACGCCATTCTGGGCGTTTCGCTGGCTCTCGCCCGGGCGGCCGCCAGCTATACCGATCAGCCCTTGTATCGCTACCTGGGCGGCGTCGGCGCCAACCTGCTGCCGGCCCCCATGATGAACATCGTCAACGGCGGCCAGCACGCGGACAACTCGGTCGACGTGCAGGAATTCATGGTCATGCCGCTGGGCTTTGACCGGTTTTCCGACGGCCTGCGCTGCGGGGTGGAGATCTTCCATCACCTGAAGGACGTTCTCAAAAAGAAAGGCCTCAACACGGCCGTCGGCGATGAAGGCGGCTTCGCCCCCGACCTGGGCAGCAACCAGGAAGCCCTCGATCTGATCGTGTCCGCGATTGAAAAAGCCGGCTACAAAGCGGGCGAACAGGTCTTCATCGCCCTGGATGTGGCCGCCACCGAATTTTACGACAGTAAATCGGGCCAGTACACGATCGACGGCAAGCAGCTGGATTCGGCCGGCATGGTCGATTTCCTGGCGAAATGGGTCGACCAGTACCCGATCTGCTCCATCGAAGACGGCTGCAGCGAAGATGACTGGGCCGGCTGGAAGCAGCTGACTGACAAAGTCGGCTCGAAGGTGCAGCTGGTCGGCGACGACCTGTTCGTCACCAACACCGAGCGTCTGCAGCGCGGGATTGATGAAGGGATCGCCAACAGCATTCTGATCAAAGTGAACCAGATCGGCACCCTCAGCGAAACGATCCAGGCGATCCAACTGGCCAACCGGAACAATTACACGGCCGTCACCAGCCATCGTTCCGGCGAAACCGAAGACTCCACCATCGCCGACCTGGCGGTGGCCCTGTCGACCGGCCAGATTAAAACCGGTTCCGCTTCCCGCAGCGATCGTATGGCCAAGTACAATCAATTGCTGCGGATTGAAGAAGAACTGGGCGACTCGGCCGTTTACGGCGGACCGCTCTTCCCCAAAAGGTAACCGGCCGACCTGCCCCGAAGGCGCCATGAACTCCCCTCGCAAATCAATCGTGAACTCGCCGTGGTACTGGGTCTACCTGTTCGCCACGGCGGGGATCGTCGCATTGACCCTGATGGGGCCCAAGTTCAGCGCCCGCCAGTCGCAGATTGAACGGAACTACCAGGGCCGCATGCGCGCTAACCAGCGCGCCCTGGGAGAAGAACCGCGGGGCGAGCTCTCCACGCCGGAAAATACGATCATCACATTGTGGCCGTTGTACGTCGTGCTGATCGTGGTGATCGCCGGCGCCTGGGTTCTGCTCTGGCGCACGCATTTCCGTCGAGCACCGGGAGAGCCTTCGAACTCGCCTGAGGCGGACTTCCCGCAGAAAAACACCTCGAACCAGAAAAGCGACGCAGACGCTCGACCGGCGCATGCATCACTGCCTGAGGAGGCGCCGGGCCGATGATGAATGAACTGCTGGAACATCCCGTCCTGATCGGCTGCGTCGGCGGCGTGATTGTGCTCGCCATGGGCTACACCTGGCTGCAGCAGGGCGGCTGGAAACTGCTGGCGGCTACCGTGACTGCCTTGGTCCTCACCTGCCTGCTGCTGGTGGTGGAACGGGTCGTGGTCACCCCGCGCGAGGAAGTTCGCAACTCGCTGGACGCCATCGCCCGCGACTTTGAAACAAACGACATGCAACGCATCCTGTCGCACGTTTCCAAAACGGCGCCCGACATCCGGGCCCGAGCCTCGGGCGAATTCCCCCGCCATACGTTCAAAGATATTCGCATCACGAGTTTCGACAAAATCACCTTTGACCCGGGCCAGCCGCCGCGGGCCCAGGTCAGCCTGCGAGTAAGTCTCGTCGGAGATTTCTATGTGGGCGAGATCAACAAAGGCCAGGTCCCCAACATGCGCGCCGTGCGCGCCGTGAAGATCACGCTTCTCAAAGAAGACGGCGACTGGAAAGTCTCCGACTACCAGCACGGCCCGCCGCAGAGCGTGCTGGAATAGGGTCAGCGAATACGCCTTGCATGACGACACGCACGGCAGGCTGTAACCGGCCCCGTTTCGCAGAATCGCCGGCAGTTTGTTAATTCGTCGGTACCACCGCAATCCGGAAGCCTGTAACAATGCTGGCTTGCGAGTAGCCATGGCGATTGGCCGATCGTGCGGATTCGGGTGGGAATTGTGCGGAGCCCCCGTGCACCATGAAAACTGTCGGGTGGTCTGTTTTCCGCATAAAAGGCGGTACGTCGACGCCGCCTGCTGGCTGGTGGATGGTAAAGGTGCCGGTCCACTCTTGCACATTGCCATGCATGTCGTAGAGGCCCCACGCGTTGGGTTGTTTCCCGGCCAGGGCGTGCGTGGGAAGACCATAATGCGATTCAGCGAGCGGGACGACGCAGAATCAAACGCCCTGCCCGTTTCTCGCCGATGACGCCGTCGGGCAGGGAGCGACGATCGTCGCGCACGTGCAGCATCGCCTCCAGGTCGAGCCATTGCTGGTAACCCATCTCCAGTTCATCCCAGTGCTGCTGTTTCCAGATCGATTTGAAGAGCTCCCGGACCAGCAACGACGGCGCCTTGGTCAGCTCCGCGATCGAAAGCGAAACCCCGTCATCCAGCGGCGTCGCCGCGCGATCATAAAGGGCGGCGGCCGCGGCGCTGACAACCGCTTGTGTTTCCTCGGCAAGGCTCCCTAGCCGGCGCAGGGCGACGTCGATCGCTGGGTTGTATTCGTCCCGCAGTTGCGGCAGGAGTTCGTGCCGCAGGCGGTTCCGCGTGAAATGCGTTTGCTGGTTGGTTTCGTCGTTGCAGTATGCCTGACTCT is part of the Lignipirellula cremea genome and encodes:
- the eno gene encoding phosphopyruvate hydratase encodes the protein MSMITHIHGRQILDSRGNPTVEVEVRLSDGSLGRAAVPSGASTGAHEAWELRDGDKSVYLGKGVTKAIANINETIAEELQGFDGLDQLAADARMIQLDGTPNKKNLGANAILGVSLALARAAASYTDQPLYRYLGGVGANLLPAPMMNIVNGGQHADNSVDVQEFMVMPLGFDRFSDGLRCGVEIFHHLKDVLKKKGLNTAVGDEGGFAPDLGSNQEALDLIVSAIEKAGYKAGEQVFIALDVAATEFYDSKSGQYTIDGKQLDSAGMVDFLAKWVDQYPICSIEDGCSEDDWAGWKQLTDKVGSKVQLVGDDLFVTNTERLQRGIDEGIANSILIKVNQIGTLSETIQAIQLANRNNYTAVTSHRSGETEDSTIADLAVALSTGQIKTGSASRSDRMAKYNQLLRIEEELGDSAVYGGPLFPKR
- a CDS encoding riboflavin synthase; this encodes MFTGLVEATGALTGVEVRPPGVRMSFHCPLIAGDAELGDSIAVNGCCLTVVARDGDVIAFDAGLETLSRTNLGRLRNDDRVNLERSLAVGDRMGGHYVSGHVDGVGRIDQRHDEADWSTFWFWSPPRLTRQMVSKGSITIDGVSLTLVNVEKERFSVALIPHTLSATTLGAMAPGHSVNLETDLLAKYVERQMAFVFPPAQPPAP
- the rsmA gene encoding 16S rRNA (adenine(1518)-N(6)/adenine(1519)-N(6))-dimethyltransferase RsmA, producing MESPRQTASYLMQRFREVGLEPDSRHGQNFLIDLNLIELLARSAQIDGRDVVLEVGTGTGSLTAMLAEHAQQVVTVEIDAHLHQIASQTLVERSNVTMLLQDVLRNKNNLHPVVLDTLREKLAAEPGLRLKLAANLPYNVATPIISNLLLTDMPPYSMTITIQKELGDRLVAEPWSKDYGALSVWIQSQCDVEIVRILPPQVFWPRPKVHSAIVHMQLVPERRAAIPDLKFFHTFVRSMFFHRRKFLRSVMIAAFKNQFEKPQIDQIMTQQSLGADARAEQLSVEQMLSLCEACRTMLKAQEAEE
- a CDS encoding formylglycine-generating enzyme family protein; this encodes MAGKQPNAWGLYDMHGNVQEWTGTFTIHQPAGGVDVPPFMRKTDHPTVFMVHGGSAQFPPESARSANRHGYSQASIVTGFRIAVVPTN